One genomic window of Meles meles chromosome 15, mMelMel3.1 paternal haplotype, whole genome shotgun sequence includes the following:
- the SF3B6 gene encoding splicing factor 3B subunit 6, giving the protein MAMQAAKRANIRLPPEVNRILYIRNLPYKITAEEMYDIFGKYGPIRQIRVGNTPETRGTAYVVYEDIFDAKNACDHLSGFNVCNRYLVVLYYNANRAFQKMDTKKKEEQLKLLKEKYGINTDPPK; this is encoded by the exons ATGGCGATGCAAGCGGCCAAGAGGGCGAAT ATTCGACTTCCGCCTGAAGTAAATCGGattttatatataagaaatttGCCATACAAAATCACAGCTGAAGAAATGTATGATATATTTGGGAAATATGGACCTATTCGTCAAATCCGAGT GGGGAACACACCCGAAACTAGAGGAACAGCTTATGTGGTCTATGAAGACATCTTTGATGCCAAGAACGCATGTGATCACCTTTCAGGATTCAATGTTTGTAACAGATACCTGGTGGTTTTATATTATAATGCCAACAGG GCATTTCAGAAGATGGacacaaaaaagaaggaagagcagTTGAAGCTTCTCAAGGAGAAATACGGCATCAACACAGATCCACCAAAATAa